The segment CAGCGCGAACAGGCGGCCGCCGCGGAGCGCGAACAGGTGTCCCGCGGCGTAGGCGAACCCGTTCGGTTCGGAGCCGGCGATCTCGTGGCGCACCTGTCTGTCCCCGGTCGACGGGTCACGCACCTCGACCCCGTGGGGAGTGTGGACGTAGAGATGGTCGTCGGTGCGGAGCAGTTCGTGCACTCCTGCTTGCCTGCCGACGGTCCAGCGCCGCTCGCCGGTCGCGCGGTCGAACGCGTGGAGTCGCCTGCCCTCGGTGGCACAGACGACGAGACCGTCGGCGACCGTCGGGTCGAGGAGCTGTGTCGACGTCGCCCGCTGCCAGCGGAGTGCACCGTCGTCGGTCGAGAACGCCTGGATGCGACCGCCCCCCTCGGTCTCCCCCGTCGCCAGGAGCGTGTCCCCGTCGACGGCGAGGTGCCGGCTCTCGTACTCGAACGCCGCCGTCGCCCACTGCTGGGTCCCGTCCTCGGCGTCGACAGCGACGAACGGGTAGTTCCCGTAGCGACCCCCCGCGCAGTAGAGCGTCCCGTCGGCGAACGCGAGTGGGTTCGCGACCAGCCGGCTGCCGTCGGGTCGCTCGCCCACCCAGTGTCGGAGGCCGGACTCCATTCCACGGGCCTCCAATCCCCGCCCGACGGTGAACAGCGTCGACCCGACCGGCAGGTAGGTGGAGAGGAAGCCCGCTCGCTCCACGGTTCGGTAGTCGTAGCCCGGGAGCCACCACTTCGAGTTCCCCTCACGCCCGAGGACGTAGAACCCGTCGCCGGTCGAACAGCAGACGTGCTCGCCCCCGAGTGCGACACCGTATCCCGATCCGGTGCGTGGACGGGCGCGCCACGCGATGGAGCCGTCGCTGACCTCCAGAGCGTAGACCGCGTCGTCCGTGACGGAGACGATGGCCCGACCGTCGGCGACGACGACCCGGTAGCCGGAGTCGCCGTCGAACGACCGTTCCCAGGAGAGTGAAAGCTCGGTGCCACCGGAGACGGGCACGTGGTTCCGCCGGCTGGGCGACCGCCCGGGCAGTAGCCACTCGTCGGTCGACACGGACGGGTCGGCGTCGAACGCGTCGCGGAAGGTGGAGGGCCGCAGGAGCTGCCCGCCGGCCAGCGTGCCGACGCCGGCGGCGAGCAGACTACGACGGGAGAGTCGGGTCGGGGACATGTCTCGGTTCCGCCTTGAGAGCCGGGGAATGAAATGTGTGTCGACGGCGGCCACGAACCGTGTACTCCGCACCCGTGTCACGTGCTATCGACCACTACTCGCATTGATACGACTGCGGAACGTTTCGATTCGTAATGGTCGAATCGCACACGAACACGAAGCTCACCGAGGGGGAGCTCGCCCGGCCGATGCTCCGGCTGGCGTGGCCACTGGTGGCCATCCAGCTGCTGCAGGTCACCTACAACCTCGCCGACACGGCGTGGCTGGGCGCGTACTCCTCGAACGCCGTCGGGGCGTTGAGCCTCGCGTTCCCGCTCATCTTCTTCCTCATCGCCGTCGGAGGCGGGTTCACGGCCGCCGGTGCCATCCTCGTCGCGCAGTACACCGGGGCGGACAGCGACGGCTCGGCGAGCCTCGTCGCGGGCCAGACCGTCGGCTTCGTCGGCGTGCTCTCGGTCGTCATCGGCGCCGTGGGCTACGTCCTGACGGACCCGATGCTCGCCGTGCTGCCGGCGGACCCCGAGACCCAGCGCGTCATCGTCCCGCTCGCCGCGGACTACATGCGGATCTTCTTCCTCGGGATGCCGTTCCTGTTCGGCTTCTTCGTCTTCGTCTCGCTGCTCCGGGGCTACGGCAACACCCGCACGCCGCTGCGCATCATGCTCGTCTCCGTCGCGCTGAACGTCGTGCTCGACCCGCTGGTCATCTTCGGCGTCGGCCCGTTCCCAGAACTCGGCATCGAGGGCGCGGCACTGGCGACCGTGTTCTCCCGCGGCGTCGCCACGCTGCTCGGCCTCTACTTGCTGTTTTGGACGGACGCCGGGCCGGACGTGGGCGCGTCCGACCTCGTACCCGACCTCGGGACCATCCGGGACATCGTCCGCATCGGCGTCCCCTCCGCGGCCGAGCAGTCGATGACCTCGCTCGCGCTCATCGCGCTGACCGGGATGGTCGCGACGTTCCCGCCCGCGGTCGTCACCGCGTACGGGCTGGGCAACCGCGTCATCTCGCTGGTGTTCCTCCCCGCGATGGGGCTCGGACAGGCGACGAACACCGTCGTCGGCCAGAACCTCGGCGCGGAGAAACCGGAGCGCGCCGAGCGCGCGACCTGGCTCGCCGCGAAGTTCGCCGCGGTCAGCCTGTTCGTCGTCGCACTCGTCATCTTCGCGGTGCCGACGCTGGTGCTGCGCCCGCTCCTCACGGCCGACACCGCACAGGCCGCCGAGACGCTGGTCTACGGGGCGGAGTACCTCCGCATCGCCGCCCCCGCGTTCGTGTTCATGGGCTTGTTCCCCGTGTTCCTCGGTGCGTTCCGCGGCTCCGGCGACACGAAGACCGCGCTGGTGTTCTCGGTGGTCGCGCTCTGGCTCGTGCGCGTCCCGACGACGTACGTGCTCGTGTTCGTCCTCGGCTGGGACGCCACGGGCGTCTTCGCGGCCGTCGCACTCGGCGACGTGGTCGGCGCTATCGCCGCGATGCTCTGGTTCACCCGCGGGACGTGGAAGACCGGTCTCGTCGACGATGGCCGGGAACGGGAGCCGGTGGTCGCCGACGGCGTGAGCGAGAGCGGTGCGGACTGACAACGCAGGGCGACCGTCGGTCACCCGGTCAGGGTCGGCCACCGACCGTCGACCGGTCGTCTCGTCCGTCGGTCAGGGTCGCAGGCCCCTCGGACCCTCCGTCACGAACACGGTACCCTGGTCCGCGCCGTACTCCCCGGTCAGCTCCCCCGCGGCCAGCACCGACCCCTCCAGGCCGACGGTGGACGCCACGCGAGCACGACGCGTCGCCGGCGGGAGGTCGAGGTCGATGTCGAGCGCGTACACCCTGAACCGGTAGGTCTCGACCTGCTCCGGCGGCGGTGACGGGCCACCCCACCCCTGCCGCAGGAAGTCGTTGTACCCCTCGGTCGCTCCGTCGAGCGGTTCACCTCGCGGGAGGACGGTCGTCTCTGGATCCACACCCCAGGCCTGCCAGTGCACCCACCCGTGGTCGACCACGTCGGCCGCCTCGGGATGGACCATGGTCACGAGCAGCGACTCGGCCGCGTCGGGTACGCCCTCGATCCGGAGTTCGGGGCGCTCGTTCTCGTTTACGAACCCGGTCCAGTCGGGGAGTCGCTCCCCGTCCTCGAAGTCCGGACTGGTCACCGTGAGCGGTGCTGCGTCCTCCAGCGCTGCGGTCAGGTCTGCTATCATCCACCGCGATTTCACGACCCCACAACAAATATCTTTGTACGGATAGAACCAGAGCTAAATATTACCGCCAGGTCGGTGCGCGCCGAACTCCCAGTCAGCCGAGTCGACTCAGGTCAGCGTCCAGCCGCCCTCGTCGGTCGACGCCACGATGTCGCGGCGCTCCATCTCGGAGAGCACCTCGCTCATGCGGTTCGGCTGGGCGATCTCCATCTCGATGCGCTGGAGGTCGTGGTCCTCAGCGAGGAAGTGCCGGATGTCCGCCTTCTGGAACGACGACTGCTCGTGGCGCTCCATCAGCCCGGAGATGATGTCGATCATGTCCTCGATGAAGTTCCACGGGTACACCATCCACGCCCACTCCTCCAGCCGCTCGCCGACGTAGTCCGGCTCGAACTCGCTGGTCTGGAGCAGCTGGAGCGTCGCCGTCTTCACCGTGCCCGCGTTGCGCTCCTCGACGTACTCCTCGGCGCGACGGATGCTCCCGCCGGTGTCCGCGATGTCGTCGATGATGAGGACGTCCTTGCCCTCGACGCTGCCCTCCGGCATCGGGTACCGGACCTGCGGCTCGTCGGCCTTCTGGGCGGTGCCGACGTAGTGCTCCATCTTCAGGCTCGTCAGGTCGTCCATCCCGAGGAAGTCACAGATACACCGCCCCGCGAACCAGCCCCCACGGGCGAGTGCGACGATGACGTCCGGCTCGAAGGAGTCCTCCTTGACGTCCTCGCTGACGTCCCGACAGAGGCCGTAGATGTACTCCCAGTTCGTGATGGTGCAGTTGAAATCCTCCGGGAGGTCGCTCATACCCGGGACTCGCGCGTGTCGGCACTTAACCGTTTTCAGGTTCCGCGAGTGTCCGTGTCCGTCGGTGGCGCTCGAGCGAGGTCGCAGGTAGCGAACCGCGGCTCGGACGGGAAAGGCACAAAGCCTCCCCCCTCGTTCGTCCACGTGATGCACGCGATCTTCGCTGGACACGACGAGCACGAGTTGGTACGCGAGCTGGAGGCAGTCGGGTTCACGGTCCACGTCGTCGACGGCGTCGCGAACCGCCCCGGGCTGGAGGAGGCCGGAATCGTCGACGCGGAGCTGTTCGTCCTGACCGACGTGGGGCAGGCGACCGGCATCCCGGTCGCGAAGGACCTGAACCCGGACGTGCGGGTCGTCGTCTACTCCGACGACTCGCTGCCGGAGTTCGTCAGCGGCCAGGCCGACCTGGCGGTGGATCCGGCGCTGCTCGATCCGGCGACGGTCGCCGAGGAGCTGGCTGGCCAGTAACGAGCTGTTGTGCTCTGGTCCGTCCCAGTCGTGACCGGCGCGGCCGGGCCGGCAGGGACGACGGCACTGGTCGTCGTGGACGCAGTGACTGGCCGACTGGACCGCGCGCGAGACGGTGTGGTGCACGACGACACGTTTCACTCGACGGGGGCGTCGCGCACAGAGTACAACGGTTTCGACAGGGAGACGGCTCGAAGGTCCGGGATTCGACCGATTTCGGTCGTCGTACCGTGTGCGATACAGTCGCACGTTCTCCAGCGACGAGACGAACGCACGACTGTTCAAGACCGTTCAGAACCGCTAAATCGTCTGTACGGTTGTACCGGTTCAAGTAGATAGGTGCACTCCCATCGGGTGGAGACCACGAGGACACAGATAGGTCGGTGTCAGAGGGTCACTCCCTCGTTCCCTGACAGGCGTGGTCTCCCGGTACTGGATATCATCCAGCATCACTCCCCCTTCCCTTTCGACGACCCGAACACCCGCCAGCCGTCGGCTCAGTCCTCGCGACGTGCCAGCCCGACCAGATGTGGGGCCTGGGGCACGACGAGCTCCGCGACACCGAGCTGGACCGCGGCCTCGCTCCCCGGCAGACAGCAGACGAGCACGCCCTTGTCGATGCCGGCCATCGCCCGTGTGGCGATGGTCCGGGTGCCGATCTCCTCGTAGGAGAGCCGTCGGAACAGCTCGCCGAAACCGGGGAGCTCCTTGTCGAGCAACGGTCCGACGGCCTCGACGGTCACGTCGTCGGGCGTGACGCCCGTCCCGCCGGTCGTGACGACGAGGTCCACGTCGTCGCGGTCGACGAGCCGGTCGACCGTCCCCTGCACGCTGTCGTACTCGTCGGGTATGAGCTCGCGGACGGTGACCTCGTGGCCCTCGTCGGTGAGGAGCGTCTCGATGCGGTCGCCCGAGGAGTCGTCGTCCAGCGTGCGCGTACTCGACACCGTGAGGACCGCGACCTCGAGGTGGTGGTCGTCGT is part of the Haloarchaeobius litoreus genome and harbors:
- a CDS encoding phosphoribosyltransferase gives rise to the protein MSDLPEDFNCTITNWEYIYGLCRDVSEDVKEDSFEPDVIVALARGGWFAGRCICDFLGMDDLTSLKMEHYVGTAQKADEPQVRYPMPEGSVEGKDVLIIDDIADTGGSIRRAEEYVEERNAGTVKTATLQLLQTSEFEPDYVGERLEEWAWMVYPWNFIEDMIDIISGLMERHEQSSFQKADIRHFLAEDHDLQRIEMEIAQPNRMSEVLSEMERRDIVASTDEGGWTLT
- a CDS encoding DUF7126 family protein, with product MHAIFAGHDEHELVRELEAVGFTVHVVDGVANRPGLEEAGIVDAELFVLTDVGQATGIPVAKDLNPDVRVVVYSDDSLPEFVSGQADLAVDPALLDPATVAEELAGQ
- a CDS encoding MATE family efflux transporter, whose translation is MVESHTNTKLTEGELARPMLRLAWPLVAIQLLQVTYNLADTAWLGAYSSNAVGALSLAFPLIFFLIAVGGGFTAAGAILVAQYTGADSDGSASLVAGQTVGFVGVLSVVIGAVGYVLTDPMLAVLPADPETQRVIVPLAADYMRIFFLGMPFLFGFFVFVSLLRGYGNTRTPLRIMLVSVALNVVLDPLVIFGVGPFPELGIEGAALATVFSRGVATLLGLYLLFWTDAGPDVGASDLVPDLGTIRDIVRIGVPSAAEQSMTSLALIALTGMVATFPPAVVTAYGLGNRVISLVFLPAMGLGQATNTVVGQNLGAEKPERAERATWLAAKFAAVSLFVVALVIFAVPTLVLRPLLTADTAQAAETLVYGAEYLRIAAPAFVFMGLFPVFLGAFRGSGDTKTALVFSVVALWLVRVPTTYVLVFVLGWDATGVFAAVALGDVVGAIAAMLWFTRGTWKTGLVDDGREREPVVADGVSESGAD
- a CDS encoding outer membrane protein assembly factor BamB family protein, coding for MSPTRLSRRSLLAAGVGTLAGGQLLRPSTFRDAFDADPSVSTDEWLLPGRSPSRRNHVPVSGGTELSLSWERSFDGDSGYRVVVADGRAIVSVTDDAVYALEVSDGSIAWRARPRTGSGYGVALGGEHVCCSTGDGFYVLGREGNSKWWLPGYDYRTVERAGFLSTYLPVGSTLFTVGRGLEARGMESGLRHWVGERPDGSRLVANPLAFADGTLYCAGGRYGNYPFVAVDAEDGTQQWATAAFEYESRHLAVDGDTLLATGETEGGGRIQAFSTDDGALRWQRATSTQLLDPTVADGLVVCATEGRRLHAFDRATGERRWTVGRQAGVHELLRTDDHLYVHTPHGVEVRDPSTGDRQVRHEIAGSEPNGFAYAAGHLFALRGGRLFALEVVDGA
- a CDS encoding MogA/MoaB family molybdenum cofactor biosynthesis protein translates to MSEHADDGRDADDGRDPHSDHGHHQHDDHHLEVAVLTVSSTRTLDDDSSGDRIETLLTDEGHEVTVRELIPDEYDSVQGTVDRLVDRDDVDLVVTTGGTGVTPDDVTVEAVGPLLDKELPGFGELFRRLSYEEIGTRTIATRAMAGIDKGVLVCCLPGSEAAVQLGVAELVVPQAPHLVGLARRED
- a CDS encoding YbhB/YbcL family Raf kinase inhibitor-like protein, producing MIADLTAALEDAAPLTVTSPDFEDGERLPDWTGFVNENERPELRIEGVPDAAESLLVTMVHPEAADVVDHGWVHWQAWGVDPETTVLPRGEPLDGATEGYNDFLRQGWGGPSPPPEQVETYRFRVYALDIDLDLPPATRRARVASTVGLEGSVLAAGELTGEYGADQGTVFVTEGPRGLRP